A single Calidifontibacter indicus DNA region contains:
- a CDS encoding NUDIX hydrolase family protein, which yields MSGMDTETGGAWLSREEIRDARERLPILYVDLIPVRVDERSMVTEIGLLLRGNAEGRIRRELVSGRVLYHERIRDAILRHIEKDLGPMALPQVPISPQPFAIAEYFPTPGVTPFHDPRQHAVSMAHIVVVMGDCAPSADSLDLAWLSPQEALELARTEEMAGGHGVLLRQALAHLGFPV from the coding sequence ATGAGTGGCATGGACACCGAGACCGGCGGAGCCTGGCTGTCCCGCGAGGAGATCCGCGACGCCCGCGAGCGGTTGCCGATCCTGTACGTCGACCTGATCCCCGTCCGGGTGGACGAGCGATCGATGGTGACCGAGATCGGCCTGTTGCTGCGCGGCAACGCGGAAGGACGCATCCGACGCGAACTGGTGTCTGGCCGGGTGCTCTACCACGAGCGCATCCGCGACGCGATCCTGCGCCACATTGAGAAGGACCTCGGTCCGATGGCACTGCCGCAGGTGCCGATCTCCCCGCAGCCCTTCGCGATCGCCGAGTACTTCCCGACCCCTGGTGTGACGCCGTTCCACGACCCGCGCCAGCACGCCGTGTCGATGGCGCACATCGTGGTCGTGATGGGTGATTGTGCACCGAGCGCCGATTCCCTCGACCTCGCGTGGCTGAGCCCGCAGGAGGCGCTCGAACTTGCCCGCACCGAGGAGATGGCCGGCGGTCATGGCGTGTTGTTGCGTCAGGCGTTGGCCCACCTCGGGTTCCCGGTCTGA
- a CDS encoding MFS transporter — MDLTDTAGEPVITRSTPQQRELQRKWYWYDWACSAFVTATMTVLFGPYVTALANKAACPTQPTDDECLRDLHVLGVPIPPGSLVAYTLTVSTIVSAVILLFIGAIADRSPRPTRLLGLFTLVGGLAATSMFFLEGDNWQLAVLLVIVANLSLGGSLVVYSALMIRITPPNDRDRVSTVGWSFGYLGGGLMLAVALAFLSFHEQLGLSLSMTVRIVFAAGGIWWIVFGLIPVLGLKDVPGSANPRGREPVIRGSLTQLKQTFGELRGYPQTMRFLIAYLFYNDGIQTVIAAAALYGALELDFSENQLFITILVVQFVAFFGALLFGRLARTRGSRQLILLSLVLWTGVVCVAFFVPKGAFGPWLLLAVGIGIVMGGSQSLSRSLFSHLIPHGRESEFFSLYQAMERGTSWLGTFVFGLVYQLFHNYRLSIIALIVFFAVGGALLRTVDVRKGISDVGNEVPQVI; from the coding sequence GTGGATCTGACCGACACCGCCGGCGAACCGGTGATCACCCGTTCGACTCCGCAGCAACGCGAGCTGCAACGCAAGTGGTATTGGTACGACTGGGCGTGCTCGGCGTTCGTCACCGCGACGATGACGGTGCTGTTCGGGCCGTACGTCACGGCGCTCGCCAACAAGGCCGCCTGCCCCACGCAACCCACCGACGACGAGTGCCTGCGTGACCTGCACGTGCTCGGCGTCCCGATCCCGCCCGGATCGCTGGTGGCGTACACGCTCACCGTCTCGACGATCGTCTCCGCGGTGATCCTGCTGTTCATCGGCGCGATCGCCGACCGTTCGCCGCGTCCGACCCGCCTGCTCGGACTGTTCACCCTCGTGGGTGGCCTGGCCGCGACCTCGATGTTCTTCCTGGAAGGCGACAACTGGCAGCTTGCCGTCCTGTTGGTGATCGTCGCCAACCTCAGTCTCGGCGGTTCCCTCGTCGTCTACTCGGCGCTGATGATCCGTATCACTCCCCCGAACGACCGCGACCGGGTGTCGACCGTCGGCTGGTCGTTCGGGTATCTCGGCGGCGGACTCATGCTGGCGGTCGCGCTCGCCTTCCTCAGCTTCCACGAGCAACTCGGTCTGTCGCTGAGCATGACGGTGCGCATCGTCTTCGCGGCCGGAGGCATCTGGTGGATCGTCTTCGGTCTCATCCCCGTGCTGGGTCTGAAGGACGTGCCCGGTTCGGCGAACCCGCGCGGACGGGAGCCGGTGATCCGTGGTTCGCTGACGCAGCTGAAGCAGACCTTCGGTGAGTTGCGCGGCTACCCGCAGACCATGCGCTTCCTCATCGCGTACCTCTTCTACAACGACGGCATCCAGACCGTGATCGCCGCGGCCGCGCTGTACGGCGCGCTCGAGCTCGACTTCTCCGAGAACCAGCTGTTCATCACGATCCTGGTGGTGCAGTTCGTCGCGTTCTTCGGGGCGCTGTTGTTCGGTCGGCTCGCCCGCACCCGCGGATCGCGCCAACTCATCCTGCTCAGCCTGGTGCTGTGGACCGGTGTCGTGTGTGTCGCGTTCTTCGTACCCAAGGGCGCGTTCGGGCCGTGGCTCCTGCTGGCGGTCGGCATCGGCATCGTGATGGGCGGCAGCCAATCGCTGTCCCGATCGTTGTTCAGTCACCTGATCCCGCACGGCCGCGAGTCGGAGTTCTTCAGCCTCTACCAGGCGATGGAACGCGGCACCAGCTGGCTCGGCACGTTCGTGTTCGGTCTGGTCTACCAGCTGTTCCACAACTACCGGCTGTCGATCATCGCCCTGATCGTCTTCTTCGCCGTCGGCGGCGCACTGCTTCGCACAGTCGACGTCCGCAAGGGCATCTCGGACGTCGGCAACGAGGTGCCACAGGTCATCTGA
- a CDS encoding DoxX family protein: MALVRLLARPLLAAPFVFGGFNQLRNSEQFAPAAEPVTNRLAAPMKLPTSDPNVLVKANGAAMVAGGLLLATGKAPRVSSALLSGLLIPTTLAGQAFWATDNEADKRRHLVGFVTNLGLLGGLLTSAVDTAGKPGLTYRAGMAKDAVGRAAHTGALEARLAAANAQNKLPL; encoded by the coding sequence ATGGCTCTCGTCCGTCTTCTGGCCCGTCCGCTGCTCGCCGCCCCGTTCGTGTTCGGCGGCTTCAACCAGCTGCGCAACAGCGAGCAGTTCGCACCAGCAGCCGAACCGGTCACCAACCGGCTCGCCGCGCCGATGAAGCTGCCGACCAGCGACCCGAACGTGCTGGTCAAGGCCAATGGGGCCGCAATGGTGGCCGGTGGCCTGCTCCTTGCAACCGGCAAGGCGCCGCGCGTTTCGTCGGCGCTGCTGTCCGGCCTGTTGATCCCGACCACGCTGGCCGGCCAAGCCTTCTGGGCCACCGACAATGAGGCCGACAAGCGCCGCCACCTGGTCGGTTTCGTCACCAACCTCGGCCTGCTCGGCGGCCTGCTCACCTCGGCCGTCGACACCGCCGGCAAGCCCGGCCTCACCTACCGCGCCGGCATGGCGAAGGACGCCGTCGGTCGCGCCGCGCACACCGGTGCGCTCGAGGCTCGCCTCGCCGCGGCGAACGCGCAGAACAAGCTGCCGCTGTAA
- a CDS encoding serine/threonine-protein kinase codes for MTDDRVGTTFGPYRIVDLIGRGGMGEVYRAYDTVKDREVALKLLPRELAGDASYRDRFEREARVAARLQEPHVIPIHDFGRIDDVLFMDMRLVRGRDLRTVLRRPDRMDVAFAVDLVRQMTDALGAAHADGLVHRDVKPENILLLPSGFAYLADFGIAARTNEARMTSAGTAIGSFAYMAPERFQDAPVSPACDIYSLGCVLYECLAGRPPFPRGSVSALIQAHLSETPERVSALRSDVSPELDAVIARAMAKDPRQRFPSAREFGEAATAALSGTGAATHPPDPTTAPTMTVPAFTPRRPHESATAVPLAGGITHGATYGTGRADHETGYAAGQLGQRTVNGNAGGGNGYNGSSHDGDTQRLGRRPSAALLAALAAVLLLAGFAAWQAFGRDGSKQADGPGPGTTSGTTSQGSSSPNSTTTSTTTSSTTSTTSTTTSVSTQPNGHTTTVTVTQSSSPSSSSESTSESSTTESTTESTTTSTSTSSSPTWGTTIPAGPGYDWQGWTGYSAVRCGGDDRAAMVASSDNSLITICETHSGRMYYLGMRPNQATRPNSLRLADPVRSEGGWLAKTSNGTYSYLVTSSALTISNSKTGASDAEPMNTYVEAG; via the coding sequence ATGACCGACGATCGCGTCGGCACGACCTTCGGCCCATACCGCATCGTCGACCTGATCGGTCGCGGCGGAATGGGGGAGGTGTATCGCGCCTACGACACGGTCAAGGACCGCGAGGTGGCCCTCAAACTCTTGCCGCGAGAGTTGGCCGGTGACGCGTCCTATCGGGACCGTTTCGAGCGCGAGGCCAGGGTGGCGGCACGTCTGCAGGAACCGCACGTCATCCCGATCCATGACTTCGGCCGCATCGACGACGTGCTCTTCATGGACATGCGCTTGGTGCGCGGCAGGGACCTGCGCACCGTGCTGCGCCGCCCCGACCGGATGGATGTGGCGTTCGCCGTCGACCTCGTGCGCCAGATGACGGACGCGTTGGGTGCGGCGCACGCCGACGGACTCGTGCACCGTGACGTCAAGCCGGAGAACATCCTGCTGCTGCCGTCCGGCTTCGCCTACCTGGCCGACTTCGGCATCGCGGCCCGCACCAACGAAGCGCGGATGACCTCGGCCGGAACCGCGATCGGTTCGTTCGCTTATATGGCACCCGAGCGGTTCCAGGACGCGCCCGTCAGCCCGGCCTGCGACATCTACTCCTTGGGTTGTGTGCTGTACGAATGCCTGGCCGGCCGGCCGCCGTTCCCGCGCGGGTCGGTGTCGGCGCTGATCCAGGCCCACCTGTCCGAAACCCCGGAACGGGTGTCGGCTCTGCGCAGTGATGTGTCACCCGAACTCGACGCGGTGATCGCCCGGGCGATGGCCAAGGACCCTCGACAGCGATTCCCGAGTGCGCGGGAGTTCGGCGAGGCGGCCACTGCGGCACTGAGTGGCACAGGTGCCGCGACACACCCTCCCGACCCGACGACCGCCCCGACGATGACCGTGCCGGCCTTCACGCCCCGTCGTCCGCACGAGTCGGCCACGGCGGTGCCGCTGGCCGGCGGCATCACGCACGGAGCGACCTACGGCACCGGTCGTGCCGACCACGAAACGGGTTACGCCGCAGGGCAACTGGGTCAGCGCACTGTGAACGGCAACGCTGGCGGCGGCAACGGATACAACGGTTCCTCGCACGACGGGGACACGCAGCGGCTCGGGCGGCGCCCCAGCGCGGCTCTGCTCGCGGCGCTCGCCGCCGTGCTGCTGCTCGCCGGGTTTGCGGCTTGGCAGGCCTTCGGACGTGACGGCAGCAAGCAAGCGGACGGGCCTGGTCCGGGCACGACGAGCGGCACCACCTCGCAGGGGTCGTCGAGTCCGAACTCGACGACCACTTCGACCACGACGAGTTCGACGACATCCACGACGTCGACGACGACCTCGGTCAGCACGCAACCCAACGGTCACACCACGACCGTCACCGTGACCCAGAGCAGCAGTCCGTCGAGTTCGTCGGAGTCGACGTCGGAGTCGTCCACGACCGAGTCGACCACCGAGTCGACCACCACGTCGACGAGCACCTCGTCGTCCCCAACCTGGGGCACGACGATTCCTGCGGGTCCCGGGTACGACTGGCAGGGGTGGACCGGTTACTCGGCGGTGCGGTGCGGCGGCGACGACCGGGCCGCGATGGTCGCCTCGAGCGACAACTCGCTGATCACGATCTGCGAGACGCACTCGGGTCGCATGTACTACCTCGGGATGCGCCCGAACCAGGCGACCCGGCCGAACAGCCTGCGCCTGGCCGACCCGGTGCGCAGCGAGGGCGGTTGGCTGGCCAAGACCAGCAACGGCACGTACAGCTACCTGGTCACCTCGTCGGCGCTGACGATCAGCAACTCCAAGACCGGCGCCTCCGATGCCGAGCCGATGAACACCTATGTGGAAGCCGGCTGA
- a CDS encoding ATP-binding cassette domain-containing protein encodes MATTPAADSHDVIRVQGARVNNLKDISVDLPKRRLTAVTGVSGSGKSSLVFGTIAAESQRLINETYSAFVQGFMPTLARPEVDVLEGLTTAIIVDQERMGANARSTVGTVTDANAMLRILFSRLGVPHIGGPNAFSFNVPSVSASGAITVQKGAKTIAEKATFNRLGGMCPRCEGMGQVSDFDLAELFDENLSLSEGALKVPGYSMDGWYGRIFGGSGFFDMDKPVKKFTKRQLHDLLYKEPTKIKVEGINLTYEGIIPKIQKSMLSKDRDSMQPHIRAFVDRVVTFTTCPECDGTRLAEHARSSKIKGINIAEACEMQIDALAEWLRGVDDKSVAPLIAGLQHTLDSFVEIGLGYLSLNRPSGTLSGGEGQRTKMIRHLGSALTDVTYVFDEPSIGLHPHDIQRMNELLIRLRDKGNTVLVVEHKPEMIEIADHIVDIGPAAGSGGGEVVYEGDIAGLRKAGTLTGKHLDDRASLKDQVREADGVIEVRGAGTHNLKDVDVDIPTGVLVVVTGVAGSGKSSLIHGSLAKRDGVVVVDQTAIRGSRRSNPATYTGLLEPIRKAFAKANGVKPALFSANSEGACPTCNGAGVIYTDLGIMAGMSTVCEDCEGKRFSSAVLEYEFGGRNIAEVLELPVDEALEFFADGDAKVPAAAKILGHMSEVGLGYLRLGQPLTTLSGGERQRLKLATHMGEKGGVYILDEPTTGLHLADVEQLLTLLDRLVDSGKSVIVIEHHQAVMAHADWIIDLGPGAGHDGGEIVFEGTPADLVKGQKTLTGKYLAQYVAAGK; translated from the coding sequence ATGGCCACCACGCCGGCAGCCGACAGCCACGACGTCATCCGGGTGCAGGGCGCCCGCGTCAACAACCTGAAGGACATCAGCGTCGACCTACCCAAACGCCGCCTCACCGCGGTCACCGGGGTGTCGGGGTCGGGCAAGAGTTCGCTGGTTTTCGGCACCATCGCCGCGGAGTCCCAGCGCCTCATCAACGAGACCTACAGCGCGTTCGTCCAGGGCTTCATGCCGACGCTCGCCCGGCCGGAGGTCGACGTGCTCGAGGGGTTGACGACCGCGATCATCGTTGACCAGGAGCGGATGGGCGCGAACGCCCGGTCGACCGTCGGCACCGTCACCGACGCGAACGCGATGCTGCGGATCTTGTTCTCCCGGTTGGGTGTTCCGCACATCGGCGGACCGAACGCGTTCTCGTTCAACGTGCCGTCGGTGTCGGCGTCGGGAGCGATCACCGTGCAGAAGGGCGCCAAGACCATCGCCGAGAAGGCGACCTTCAACCGGCTCGGCGGCATGTGCCCGCGCTGCGAGGGCATGGGGCAGGTCTCCGACTTCGACCTCGCCGAGCTGTTCGACGAGAACCTCTCGCTGTCCGAAGGCGCCTTGAAGGTGCCCGGCTATTCGATGGACGGGTGGTACGGCCGGATCTTCGGCGGGTCGGGCTTCTTCGACATGGACAAGCCGGTCAAGAAGTTCACCAAGCGGCAACTGCACGACCTGCTCTACAAGGAGCCGACCAAGATCAAGGTGGAGGGCATCAACCTCACCTACGAGGGCATCATCCCCAAGATCCAGAAGTCGATGCTGTCGAAGGACCGCGACTCGATGCAGCCGCACATCCGCGCGTTCGTCGACCGGGTGGTCACCTTCACCACGTGTCCGGAGTGCGACGGCACGCGGCTGGCCGAACACGCCCGCTCCTCCAAGATCAAGGGCATCAACATCGCCGAGGCGTGCGAGATGCAGATCGACGCGCTCGCCGAGTGGCTGCGCGGGGTCGATGACAAGTCGGTCGCGCCACTGATCGCGGGGCTGCAACACACCCTCGACTCGTTCGTCGAGATCGGGCTCGGCTACCTCAGCCTGAACCGTCCGTCGGGCACGCTCAGCGGGGGAGAGGGACAGCGCACCAAGATGATCCGCCACCTCGGGTCGGCGCTCACCGACGTGACGTATGTCTTCGACGAGCCCTCGATCGGGCTGCACCCGCACGACATCCAGCGGATGAACGAGCTGCTGATCCGGTTGCGCGACAAGGGAAACACGGTGCTCGTGGTCGAGCACAAGCCCGAGATGATCGAGATCGCCGACCACATCGTCGACATCGGTCCGGCGGCCGGCTCGGGCGGCGGTGAGGTGGTCTACGAGGGCGACATCGCCGGGCTGCGCAAAGCCGGCACGCTCACCGGCAAGCACCTCGACGACCGGGCCTCGCTGAAGGACCAGGTGCGCGAGGCGGACGGCGTCATCGAGGTGCGCGGCGCGGGCACCCACAACCTCAAGGACGTCGACGTCGACATCCCCACCGGCGTCCTGGTCGTGGTGACCGGTGTCGCCGGGTCGGGCAAGAGCTCCCTGATCCACGGGTCGCTCGCCAAGCGCGACGGTGTGGTGGTGGTCGACCAGACGGCGATCCGCGGTTCGCGACGCAGTAACCCGGCCACGTACACCGGCCTGCTGGAGCCGATCCGTAAGGCGTTCGCAAAGGCGAACGGCGTGAAACCCGCTCTGTTCAGCGCGAATTCCGAAGGCGCTTGCCCGACCTGCAACGGGGCCGGGGTCATCTACACCGATCTCGGCATCATGGCCGGCATGTCGACCGTCTGCGAGGACTGCGAGGGCAAGCGCTTCTCCAGCGCCGTGCTCGAGTACGAGTTCGGCGGGCGCAATATCGCCGAGGTGTTGGAGCTGCCGGTCGACGAGGCGCTGGAGTTCTTCGCCGACGGCGACGCGAAGGTGCCCGCCGCGGCGAAGATCCTCGGGCACATGTCCGAGGTGGGGCTCGGTTACCTGCGGCTCGGGCAGCCGCTGACGACGCTCTCCGGCGGGGAGCGGCAGCGGCTCAAGCTCGCGACCCACATGGGGGAGAAGGGCGGCGTCTACATCCTCGACGAACCGACCACCGGCCTCCACCTGGCCGACGTCGAGCAGTTGCTGACGCTGCTCGACCGCCTCGTCGACTCCGGCAAGTCGGTCATCGTCATCGAGCACCACCAGGCCGTCATGGCGCACGCCGACTGGATCATCGACCTCGGTCCGGGCGCCGGACATGACGGCGGCGAGATCGTGTTCGAGGGCACCCCGGCCGACCTGGTGAAGGGGCAGAAGACGCTGACCGGCAAGTATCTCGCGCAGTACGTCGCCGCCGGGAAGTGA
- the ilvD gene encoding dihydroxy-acid dehydratase: MPELRSRVTTHGRNAAGARALWRATGTGENDFGKPIVAIANSYTQFVPGHVHLKDMGEIVAEQVRAAGGVAKEFHTIAVDDGIAMGHGGMLYSLPSREVIADAVEYMVNGHAADALVCISNCDKITPGMLNAAMRLNIPTVFVSGGPMEAGKAVVVDGVAQAPTDLITAISASASPDVDDAGLSAVEAAACPTCGSCSGMFTANSMNCLTEALGLSLPGNGSTLATHSARRALFEEAGRLVVSLAKRWYDDDDASVLPRSIATKESFENAMALDVAMGGSTNTVLHILAAAQEGEVPFGLADIDAVSRRVPCLSKVAPNSDYHMEDVHRAGGISAIMGELYRGGLLHKDVHSVHSPSLEAWLSEWDIRSEQPSQQALDLFHAAPGGVRTTQAFSTDNTWSSLDTDAAEGCIRDVEHAYTKDGGLAVLHGNLAADGAVIKTAGIDEDLWTFRGPALVVESQEDAVDAILSKRIKEGDIIVVRYEGPSGGPGMQEMLHPTAFLKGTGMGKKCALITDGRFSGGSSGISVGHVSPEAAQGGLIGLVEDGDQILIDVRTRTLALEVDDEVLAQRRERMNASERPWQPVDRDRPVTKALQAYAALATSASYGAVRDLGQIKRH; encoded by the coding sequence ATGCCCGAATTGCGTTCCCGCGTCACGACCCACGGCCGCAACGCCGCCGGTGCGCGTGCGCTCTGGCGGGCGACCGGCACCGGCGAGAACGACTTCGGCAAGCCGATCGTCGCGATTGCCAACTCCTACACCCAGTTCGTTCCGGGTCACGTCCACCTGAAGGACATGGGCGAGATCGTTGCCGAGCAGGTGCGCGCCGCCGGCGGAGTCGCCAAGGAGTTCCACACCATTGCCGTCGACGACGGCATCGCGATGGGACACGGCGGCATGCTCTACTCGCTGCCCTCGCGCGAGGTCATCGCCGACGCCGTGGAGTACATGGTCAACGGCCACGCCGCCGACGCGTTGGTCTGCATCTCCAACTGCGACAAGATCACCCCGGGCATGCTCAATGCCGCGATGCGCCTCAACATCCCCACCGTGTTCGTGTCCGGTGGCCCGATGGAAGCCGGCAAGGCGGTCGTCGTCGACGGTGTCGCGCAGGCGCCCACCGACCTCATCACCGCGATCTCCGCGTCCGCTTCGCCCGACGTCGACGACGCCGGCCTGAGCGCCGTCGAGGCCGCCGCCTGCCCCACCTGCGGTTCGTGCTCGGGCATGTTCACGGCCAACTCGATGAACTGCCTCACCGAGGCCCTGGGCCTGTCGCTGCCGGGCAACGGTTCGACCCTCGCCACCCACAGTGCCCGCCGGGCGCTGTTCGAGGAGGCCGGCCGTCTCGTGGTCTCGCTCGCGAAGCGCTGGTACGACGACGACGACGCGTCGGTGCTGCCGCGCTCGATCGCGACCAAGGAGTCGTTCGAGAACGCCATGGCGCTCGACGTCGCGATGGGCGGCTCCACCAACACCGTGCTGCACATCCTCGCCGCCGCCCAGGAGGGTGAGGTGCCCTTCGGGCTGGCCGACATCGACGCCGTGAGCCGTAGGGTGCCCTGCCTGTCGAAGGTGGCCCCCAACTCCGACTACCACATGGAAGACGTGCACCGCGCCGGTGGCATCAGCGCCATCATGGGCGAGCTCTACCGCGGCGGGCTGCTGCACAAGGACGTCCACAGCGTCCACTCCCCCTCACTCGAGGCGTGGCTGTCCGAATGGGACATCCGCTCGGAGCAGCCCTCGCAGCAGGCGCTCGACCTGTTCCACGCGGCGCCGGGCGGAGTGCGCACCACCCAGGCGTTCTCCACCGACAACACGTGGAGCAGCCTCGACACCGACGCGGCCGAAGGCTGCATCCGCGACGTCGAGCACGCCTACACCAAGGACGGCGGCCTCGCCGTGCTGCACGGCAACCTCGCCGCCGACGGCGCCGTCATCAAGACGGCCGGCATCGACGAAGACCTCTGGACCTTCCGCGGCCCCGCGCTCGTGGTCGAGAGCCAGGAGGACGCCGTCGACGCGATCCTGTCCAAGCGGATCAAGGAGGGCGACATCATCGTGGTCCGCTACGAAGGTCCGTCCGGCGGCCCGGGCATGCAGGAGATGTTGCACCCGACCGCGTTCCTCAAGGGCACCGGCATGGGCAAGAAGTGCGCGCTGATCACCGACGGCCGGTTCTCCGGCGGTTCCTCGGGTATCTCCGTCGGCCACGTCTCCCCCGAGGCGGCCCAGGGCGGCCTCATCGGCTTAGTGGAGGACGGCGACCAGATCCTCATCGACGTCCGCACCCGCACGCTGGCCCTCGAGGTCGACGACGAGGTGCTCGCTCAGCGCCGCGAGCGGATGAACGCCTCGGAGCGTCCGTGGCAGCCGGTCGATCGCGACCGCCCGGTGACCAAGGCGTTGCAGGCCTACGCGGCGCTGGCCACCTCGGCGTCGTACGGCGCGGTGCGCGACCTGGGGCAGATCAAGCGCCACTGA